A window of Candidatus Nitrospira allomarina genomic DNA:
AGAATTTTGGTGATATCATCGGGCAGAGTCCGGCCATCGCCAACCTGGTCCAACAGATTGAACTGGTGGCTCCCACCGATGCCACCGCACTCATCTCCGGAGAATCGGGAACCGGAAAAGAATTGGTCGCGCGGGAGATACACCGCCGCAGTCAGCGCAAGGATCATCCGCTCGTGCGGGTCAACTGTGCCTCGATTCCCAAAGATCTCTATGAAAGCGAATTTTTCGGGCATGCCAAAGGTTCCTTTACCGGCGCCATGAAAGACCGGGCCGGACGGTTCCAAGCGGCCGATGGCGGCACGCTCTTTCTGGATGAAGTAGGAGAAATCCCCCTGGAGATGCAAAGCAAACTCTTACGCGTCTTACAGGAGGGAGAATACGAACGGGTAGGCGAGGAAACCACCAGAAAGGTCAATGTCCGCATTATCGCAGCCACCAACCGAAAGTTGGCCCAAGAGGTGGAAGCCAAACGTTTCCGCCAGGATCTGTATTACCGGTTGAATGTTTTTCCGATTGAAGTCGCCCCACTTCGCAATCGCAAGGAGGATATTCCGCTGTTGGCCGGCATGTTCATGGCCAATGTCCGCAAAAAATTGAATTGCACAGGACGGGAATTAACCCAGGCCGAAGTGGTGAAACTACAAAACTATCATTGGCCGGGCAACGTGCGGGAACTGCAGAACATCATCGAGCGCGCCGTAATTTCCTCACGATGTGGATCGGTCAAGTTCGACCTACCCGTGCCCCAAGCCAGCGGGGCCTCACTCAAAACACCCATCAAGAAAACTGGTGACAGCGCCGGCCGGATTCTGACCGAAGAGGACATTCGCCTTCAGGAAAAAGGAAACATCGAAGCCGCATTACTCAAAACAGGCTGGAAAATCTACGGCACCGGCGGGGCTGCGGAACTCCTCGGCATCAAACCCACCACCCTCCTCTCCCGCATCAAAAAGATGGGGATTGAGAAGGCCCATTAGATTGGCGTCACTGACTTGAATTTAGGTAGGAATGGAATACAAGTCAAAAATGTATGCGTTTGCGGTATTCGCCTTTAAGGAGAGCAAGAAATTCACCCTGCGCAGAACAATTACCATGGCTGGGAATGCCGCAGACTAACTTTACCTCTCCAAAATCGATTTTCGTGTTTAGCAGCCAAG
This region includes:
- a CDS encoding sigma-54-dependent Fis family transcriptional regulator, which encodes MTTTKAECREPTLDSLKCLLLDIAQQRSLNDLLWLIVRRLADRPTVVLARIWLLKPGDICSTCRFKEECPDQRQCLHLVASAGRSGGGDKTEWMKTDGYFARFPLGVCKVGRIGKTGEQLVINEMEHNLAWIARPDWARQEGIQGFHGQPIIYKGETLGVLAVFEREPVTNEATVWFRMIADHVAVAIANARAFEEIERLKAQLELENTFLKEEVLEAQNFGDIIGQSPAIANLVQQIELVAPTDATALISGESGTGKELVAREIHRRSQRKDHPLVRVNCASIPKDLYESEFFGHAKGSFTGAMKDRAGRFQAADGGTLFLDEVGEIPLEMQSKLLRVLQEGEYERVGEETTRKVNVRIIAATNRKLAQEVEAKRFRQDLYYRLNVFPIEVAPLRNRKEDIPLLAGMFMANVRKKLNCTGRELTQAEVVKLQNYHWPGNVRELQNIIERAVISSRCGSVKFDLPVPQASGASLKTPIKKTGDSAGRILTEEDIRLQEKGNIEAALLKTGWKIYGTGGAAELLGIKPTTLLSRIKKMGIEKAH